The DNA sequence GCAGGTGCAAAGATGATTCTATTTGCCTTTTTAGGGTTAATTGGAGGAGTGGGATGCTCTATTTTTTCAACTATTGCGGCAGTCAATTTAGGGCAAAATTTACGTGATGGATTATTCGCTAAAATTCAGTCTCTTTCATTTTTAGAATTAGATCATTTTAAAACGTCATCATTAATTACACGTTTAACAAATGATATTACTCAAGTTCAAACGATGGTGATGATGGGACTTCGTATTTTAGTTCGTGCGCCGTTACTTTGTATCGGTGGATTATGGATGGCCTACCGATTAAGTCAACGCTTATCCATTGTGTTTGTAATTATGATTCCAATTATTTTAATTTTTGTTGCAATCGTGATGTCAAAATCTTTCCCGTTATTTAAAACGATGCAAGAAAAAATTGATAAAGTGAACAATGTGATGCGTGAAAACTTATTAGGAGTTCGTGTCATTAAAGCATTCACCATGGAGCATAAACAACGCGATCGCTTTAATGAGGCGAATGATGATTTAATGAGTCAAAGTATTCGTGCACAAAAAATTATGATTATTTTAAATCCAGTCGTCATGTTATTGGTTAACTTTAGTGTCATTGGTGTGTTGTGGTATGGAGGCTATTTAGTTCAAGATAGCTTACTTGAAACGGGTAAAATCATGGCCTTTATTAATTATTTAACACAAATTATGATGTCTATGATGATGGTGATCATGATTTCGATGAATTTCTCACGTGCAAAAGCATCAGCTGATCGTATCAATGAAGTGTTTGCCACAAATTCAAGTATTCAAGAAAATGAAAAAACAGCTGAATTAACAAACTATGACATCGAATTTAAAAATGTTTCATTTAAGTATCATGAGCATAGTGAAGAAGTATTAAAAGATATTTCCTTTAAGATTAAGCAAGGCAATCAAGTCGGAATTATTGGTGGAACTGGATCGGGGAAAAGTTCATTAGTCAATTTAATTCCACGTCTTTATGATGTCAGCGAAGGGGAAGTCTTAATTGGTGGTCAAAATGTTAAAACATTAAGCCTGAGTGAGTTAAGAGATAAGATTGGAGTTGTTTTACAAGAAAGTATTTTATTCTCAGGAACGATTGCTTCAAACTTTAAATTTGGTTACCATGAGGCGACTCAAGATGAGTTAGATGATGCTGCAAAAGATGCTCAGGCAATGGAGTTTATCCAGGCGAAAGAAGATGGTTATGAAACAGTCGTTGAACAACGTGGAAAGAACTTATCAGGTGGACAGAAACAACGTGTTTCGATTGCAAGAACATTAATTCGTGATCCTAAAATTTTAATTTTAGATGATTCATCAAGTGCACTAGATATGGCAACCGAAAGTAAGTTGCAACGAGCCATTAAAGAGCGTATGAAAGAGAGTACGGTTATTATGATTGCGCAACGTATTTCAGCAGTGATGGATGCCGATCAGATTATTGTGTTAGATCAAGGTGAGATTTCAGGAATTGGAACTCATGAGGAATTATTAAAAACAAATGAAATCTATCGTAGTATTGCGATTTCACAATTAGGGGAGGAGGCTGTCAACCATGAGTAGACCGATGGGACCAGGACCAGGTGGACCAGGACCTGGTGGACGTTTTCACAAAGCTGAGAAGTTAAAAAATCCAAAATCAACTATTAAACGATTACTGGCTTATATGAGTCATAAAGTCTATGCTTTGATTATTGTGTTTATTTTATGTATTATTTCAACGATTGTCAGTGTTTTAGCCACAAACTATTATGGAAGCATCATTGATGATTATATTGTACCCGGTGATTTATCAGGGCTAAAAACAATCTGTATCTTTATCGGGTTGATTTACTTAATTAGTGTCATTGCCACTTACATTCAAAACTTAATTATGATTAAGTTATCTCAAGAAACAACGGCAGAAATTCGTCGTCAATTATTTAATAGCATGCAAAAGCTACCACTTCGCTTTTTTGATACACATTCAAGTGGTGACTTAATGAGTCGTTTAACGAATGATGTCGATAATATTAATATGACATTGTCTCAAAGTATTACTCAAATGTTTTCAGGTATTATTACGATCATTGGGATGCTGATTGCCATGATTGTTTTAAGTCCAACACTAACAGTCGTAGGATTATTAACGACACCATTGATGTTTTTAACGTCACGTTTTTTAGTGAAAAAAACACAGCCTTTCTTTATTAAACAACAACAAGATTTAGGAAGTCTCAATGGTTATATTGAAGAGATTGTTTCGGGACAAAAAGCGGTATTGTTATTCTCACAAGAGGAGGAAGTTGAGAAGGAGTTTGGAAAGATTAACCGCCGTTTAACAAAAAGTGCAATTATGGCGCAGGCTTTATC is a window from the Turicibacter bilis genome containing:
- a CDS encoding ABC transporter ATP-binding protein, whose amino-acid sequence is MFKLLKYLKGPAIFYAILAPILMLLEVAMDLTLPTMLSNIVDIGIANSDINYVLTAGAKMILFAFLGLIGGVGCSIFSTIAAVNLGQNLRDGLFAKIQSLSFLELDHFKTSSLITRLTNDITQVQTMVMMGLRILVRAPLLCIGGLWMAYRLSQRLSIVFVIMIPIILIFVAIVMSKSFPLFKTMQEKIDKVNNVMRENLLGVRVIKAFTMEHKQRDRFNEANDDLMSQSIRAQKIMIILNPVVMLLVNFSVIGVLWYGGYLVQDSLLETGKIMAFINYLTQIMMSMMMVIMISMNFSRAKASADRINEVFATNSSIQENEKTAELTNYDIEFKNVSFKYHEHSEEVLKDISFKIKQGNQVGIIGGTGSGKSSLVNLIPRLYDVSEGEVLIGGQNVKTLSLSELRDKIGVVLQESILFSGTIASNFKFGYHEATQDELDDAAKDAQAMEFIQAKEDGYETVVEQRGKNLSGGQKQRVSIARTLIRDPKILILDDSSSALDMATESKLQRAIKERMKESTVIMIAQRISAVMDADQIIVLDQGEISGIGTHEELLKTNEIYRSIAISQLGEEAVNHE